The region GCGGGCGAGTGTGCATACCTTTTAGTCAATCAGCAAGATCCCAAACATCTTACGTTAGGAAATTCTATCCTTGAAACCTTGATTGTTTCGGGTCTAGCTTGAAGTACAGCGACCAGATAAGGCGCAGAAAAAGAGGGAGTACAATGATTCAATCGAAATCCTTAGGCCGGTGGCTCGCACTGGGCCTCATCGCCGGTGTCGCGTCTGTTTCCGCCGCGCCGGCATCTGCTCAATCGACCCTTGATACGGTCAAGAAGCGCGGCAAGATCCTGTGTGGCGTATCGCCGGTCGCTCCCGGCTTCTCCTATGCCGACGACAAGGGCGTCCGGCGGGGCTTCGATGTCGACATCTGCCGCGCCGTGTCGGCCGCCATCTTCGCCGATCCCGACAAGGTCGAATATGTTCCGCTGAACACCAATGTCCGGTTCCAGGCGGTTCAGTCCGGAGAGGTCGACATCCTCTCCCGCCAGAACACCTGGAGCTTCTCGCGCGATGCCTCCCTCGGCCTCGATTTCGGCCCCGTGGTGTTCTACGACGGCCAGGGCCTGATGGCTCCGGCCAAGCTCAACGTGAAGAGCGCCAGCGAACTCGCCGATGCGGCGATCTGCCTGCTGCCTGGAACGACGACCCTTCAGAACCTGGAGGATTTCTTCCGGCCCAAGAACATCAAGTACGAATCCGTGGTGTTCGAGAACTCCGACGAATGGCGCAATGCCTTCTTCAACGGACGCTGCGATGCCATCACGACGGATCGCTCTGACCTCGCTTCCGTCCGTGCGATCGCCAACGACCCGTCGCAATATGTCGTCCTGCCGGAGACCATCTCGAAGGAGCCGCTTGCACCGACGATCCGCCAGAACGATCCCAACTGGCGCGATATTCTGAACTGGTCGATCTATACCCTCATCGGCGCAGAGGAGAAGGGCGTTACCCAGGCGAATGTCGATGAGCAGCTCAAGAGCGAGGATCCCGAGATTCAGCGCATGCTCGGCGTGAACGGCGACTTCGGGAAGATGCTCGGCCTCGACAACAAATGGGGCTACAACATCATCAAGTCGCTCGGCAATTACGGCGAGGTCTTCGACCGTAATCTCGGCCCGAAGACCCGGCTGGGCCTGACGCGCGGCCCGAACGAGCTCTGGACCAAGGGCGGCCTGCTTTACGCGCCCCCGTTCCGGTAGTCTGAGATCGACGG is a window of Microvirga lotononidis DNA encoding:
- a CDS encoding amino acid ABC transporter substrate-binding protein; the protein is MIQSKSLGRWLALGLIAGVASVSAAPASAQSTLDTVKKRGKILCGVSPVAPGFSYADDKGVRRGFDVDICRAVSAAIFADPDKVEYVPLNTNVRFQAVQSGEVDILSRQNTWSFSRDASLGLDFGPVVFYDGQGLMAPAKLNVKSASELADAAICLLPGTTTLQNLEDFFRPKNIKYESVVFENSDEWRNAFFNGRCDAITTDRSDLASVRAIANDPSQYVVLPETISKEPLAPTIRQNDPNWRDILNWSIYTLIGAEEKGVTQANVDEQLKSEDPEIQRMLGVNGDFGKMLGLDNKWGYNIIKSLGNYGEVFDRNLGPKTRLGLTRGPNELWTKGGLLYAPPFR